TGTTTTCATAGAGCATTGTCTTGTTCACATCattctcaaaattttcaaaaacaatgaTGACTCTTAGGTCAAGAGTCACACTTGTCATTTAATCGAAGTGATAACATTAGTAAATGAAGTTGGAGTTATGGTAAATTTTTATCTctctatatatgtatgtataaaattcttttaatttgttttcatatgtTGCAAATTTCATTTTGTAGGAAGTGATGGAATCAAGGATTATGGAACACATCATTGGTGAAATTCCAATTGGTCGTGTAAGAAGAACCGATGCTGATGATCATAAATATGTGGAAAGGACTGCTATTTCGATTCAACTCATAATCTCTATGGTGTTGCTGGACACATAAGTTATAATAACACTTATCTTTCAATATGAAATTTACTATTTATTAGAACTAAAAGTATTCTTTTCATGCTGATTGTCCAATAGTAAACTAAAAGATGCTCAACAGATGCCCAAAAATGCTACaataattgatttgttttgtttctcaaTCGTAAACTAAAAGATgcctaaaaactaaaataatgagATGCCTATTTATAGCAATtacaaaagatatatatttataatattaaagtcGGATTAACGTTAAATCgattatgtaatattttccataattgtaatgtcataataaatcagcgtaaaaaaaaagagttggaTTAACGTTGGTGGTTGATTTATGGGATAATCACTATTCATTTGACTTTTCAACATTATCTTCTCCTACtaacaatttttaaattactactctctctgtttttaaaagatccatattctataaaaaacttttgtttcaaaaaaaatacatattttatatttttaatataagttttgtcaactaataaCGAGAAATTATGAAGTTTAAGAACATTAATTGCAATTCATAAAAtcttattagtttaaaaatgtaagaaatataaaattataaaaatatgcatttatagctaaattttaatatgatttattaaagtgtgaaaattataaaacatggATTTTTTAGATACGGATGGAGTATAATATGTTCTAAATAAAATTAGGTTTATGATAATAGGATTTAATCTTGTAATTTGATGATCAACGTCATGGTGAGCCTCATTCAGACCCGACTCTGGTAGCAAGCTACATTGACAAACACATACAGAACCGAATTGATTAAGTGTGTGGGAAAGCTCACAAAAGTATGACAAGGCAAAGCAGCTATGGTTCGGGTCAGTGGCGTGCCTAGGGTAAGTGGGGCTCAAggcaaattttaaaacaatatagtatttttaacatattttttatttataaaaagcatgattctaaaagaaaaacaattcttGAACGGGGAAGAGTCGAAGTTGCCTTTCATGTGCACATCGATACCTCAAGCAACCACTACACtataacatattttacaaattaGGGGCCCCAAAATCTTTATATTTTGAAGGGGGCCTGAGGCAAAAGCCTTTTCTGATACATACTAGGCACGGCTCTGGTTCGGGTTGAGATGTTTCTTTCTAGAAAAGTAGTTAGGTTTCAAACAAAGTCACATTTATTGTAAAAAGAGGTTTTTCTTTATCTGAATCTAATCTaacatttcattttaaaaatcttgTAATTTGATACACGGGAGGAAAGCGATTTGAGTCATCTGAATGATCTGGCCAGGACAGATGGTTGATTGCTCGTCTGAAAGTTCATCTCCTAAGTCCTAATAGTACATACGGAAGGATAATCTCTGAGTTTGACATGTGTATCCTTGGAAGAATGAGACAACCATTTCTTAAAGATTTAGTGGGGCTTTAAGATGAATGAATCaaggatttaaaaaatatttaaaatatttatttaaaataaaaaaaatattttaaaaatattataatttaatatttttattgttttatgaaatatataacatatgtaaatgtttttaaaatcgatttgaaataattttttattattttttcattgcaaatagtttgattttctttttaaaaacgtgcaattatttttaatttttttctaaaaaagtttcaaatatCATCATAAGAGGTGGTATTTCAATTCATTGTTTTTTACTATAAATAGGATCCGAATCCACCAAATCacatttgataaattttattgaCAAAATTCATATTTTCTAATAAGTTAGAGTTTGAAAAAACTTATACGTAAGCTTGAATTTCATATGGAATTTATAAAGGTTAGATACAATAAAAGggggtttgaaaaaaaaatgaaatcgtCTTAAATCATTGATCCAATAAAATTAAGGTTTGTGATTGTTTCATTTTACATGGAATATTAACAATTGATAGCCACTTTATAATAGGTTAAACAGATAAAAGAGTTAATCTATAAACTGGGTGAATAAAGATTACATCTCTATAACATGTTGCACAAGAAAAGGTTCCAACATAATGAATAATTAAACAAAGAGTTAAAAATAACAGAAGGTTCAAGGGAGatttagttttaaaacaaacatCCGCGAGCATCAAACGGCCAGCTTATTGCATTGAAGTTCAGAGGAGACCTTTAGCTCAACTCAGCAACCTCTGCCTTGATTTCTCTTTTGAGTTCTTCTTTGTACTCTTCAAAAGTGCCTTGGAAAAAGGTCACTGTTCCATCTTTTACAACCCAAATCTCACTCTTCTCCTCGTCCTGGCAGACACGTGATATGAGCCTCGAGTCGTGACTCACCAACACAACTCCACCTTTGAACCCATCCAGTGCATCCGCCAAAGCATCTATAGTCTGCATGTCCAGGTGATTCTTTGGCTCGTCTAGAAGCAATATGTGTGGCTTCATCATTGAGATGGAGGTTAGCACAACCCTAGCCTTTTGTCCTCCAGCAAATTTTCAATTGGAGTGAAATGGTTGTTACCTTGTAGCCCAAACTTGCCCAGCTTGGCACGCACCGCCTTTTGGTCGCCCTCTTGGTCGGGATGAAGACGAAGAAGGTAGTGAACCGGTGTCTCCTCCATTTTTAACTGGTTTACAAAGTGCTGAGAGTACCTGCCGATCCTCAGCGTTTGGCTTCTCCTCACTTCACCCTCTGTTGGAACTAAATCTCCCGCAACAAGATTCAAAAGAGTGGACTTGCCCCGCTCCGTTTGGCCCAACTATCACCACTCGTGTCCCCATGTCTATGCCTAGGTCAGCATCCGAGAGCTTAAAATCTAGTCTCTCGGGGTAGCTGAAGCTAACCTCAATTGGTGATTCCATTAACCGAACATAACATGTTTAAGTCGGGATAATTAGtgataaaaatctaaataccaCCATTACTGAAATACCGGTTTCGAAAGACATTATTATAACACAGGGCAGGGTTATAATCACTCAAACACAAGTTACATAATTAGAcataaacaataaattaattGGTGTTCCAGATCATTTGGTACGTACTATACGTAAATACGCAAAATGCATTATTAGCCGGTTATTCGACACACATGCAAGCAAGCAAACTCCAACAACACGCTCCACAAAGCATGACTTGGAgagattattttattattcatataaAGGACACCATTTATTAATGTGTTTAGCTCTCTAAAGCAATGAAGCAGCTGCTTTGTCAAGGTACCACATTTGTTCGACTTGGGCAGTAAGATGAGCAGCAGGTAAGGCGAGATTGTTGTGCTTAAAGATATCAGCGATGGAGCGTGCACATTGCTCTGTGTTGTCGTCGCAAACGGCCACAAGATTGTACAAAGACGAGTTGATGACCGGTAAAGTCAATGTGATTCTCCTTGGTGGCGGTTTTGGGGAGTCGGTAATGTGAGTGACCCATTTGTCCGTCACATTGATCTGAGGACGTTCCGGGAAGAGAGACGCCATGTGGCCATCAGGACCCATCCCTTGGAGCTGGAGATCGAACTGAGGAAATTGGCCATTTGGACATAGTGGGAGTATCTTTTCCTTCACCAGGTTCCTCAAGCACTCCTCGTAGAGCGTCGCACAACGCTCCGCGTCACCATCAGCGGCACATTGTTTGTCGATTGCGTAGATGTTCTCCTTCGGAATCCCAACCTAAATACACGTGGTTaaattttaaccaaacaaaaatatttgaggTTTTTTTGCACGGCTATCAATGGATATGAATAATGAAACCACTTGTTACGTGATAAATGATAACTAatcgaaaatataataataacgATGATAAAACCTTGGAGATAAAACCATCCATGGCGAGTTTGTAGTTGCTGTTTTGATCTTCATGTGAACAGACCCTCTCGTCCACCCAAAAGACGTGCCACTTTGACCATTCGACTGATTCTTTGTATGGTGATTCCAACAACTTGCTGCAACAATTTATTAGTTAAAGCATCATATATCACTAGATTtgtctttaagaaaaaaaaaaagaaaagaataagagaGTGAAATGGGGAAGATATTAAATATGTATACCCGAGCCAATCGATGAGGCCACAGCCGGAGAGAACAACGGTGAAAATTCCTTTCTCCTTGCAGAACTTGGCCGAGAGATGAGCAGTGTACTTAGCCAATGCTACCGACAATTCATTCTTGGTCGCAAACACCTCCCTCTTCCTCTGCGTAGTTTCTGCCATCGTTGCCTATATTAAGAATGTGTTTGTAAGTTGTTAAAAGAAGAAATGTGTTTGTAAgttgttaaaacaaaaaaatgtgtttGTATATATTGTTAAGGATTGGGGGTTTCTTGCTATTTATAGAGATCGAGTGCTTCTAGGAGCTCGATGTGACGTTTTAGTTAGCAACGTGATTCTTATGGCCGGATCAATCGATTGGCTTCTCCAAGAGTGAAATGGGGAAGATATTAAACTGGTCAAATATTGTCCTTCTCACTTTTTAGTAATTACTTCTAAGCTTCTCCAATAGAATGTGCCCTCAAAACAGTTTCagaaatcaaatattaattatgcTTTTGTTTCAAGATGTCCTCAGCTTGAAATCAACATAATTCACGCAAGATATTATTCACCATTACAATTGGTGGTGATTTTtccaataaaagaaaaaatagatagCAAAAGTAGTCCATTGTCCATTAGACCAGTTCGTTCTCCTTTTACTAAAGTTCAGtgttttgaaaaccggaccGGACGAACCATAATTCGCTCTTTTAACCAGTTTTAAGTTGTACTAAAAACTGGATTTGAGTTAAACCGGAAAATTTGGTAAAACCGGTGATCcggtttaatattaaaactcgGTTTTCTCaatttaagttaaaaatatttaaaaattgcaatttttaagaatatttcactaaaaagatatttttatttttaaataaattagttttcattatatttttatactatgttttaagttttcattttatttatgtatCAATTTTAGTTAGATTCTAgtaatgatataaaattttataaaaataattttataactatacatatatattacaatGCCGAGTAAATGTCTCATCCGGTTTTTAAAACATTGCTAAAgtttgtaaaaacaaatttcccgttttgtttctttttttatatggtTAAAGAATCATTAACAAAGAAGCACCTGGTGAAAGAAATGTTAtctcaaataaatataaattgctTAAAAATGTATCAAAAATGTGAAGTTCTTGAGGAATATAATTTCTGGCTATATTTTCTGAAGATACGTACTAAGACTTTTGGAGGTTGACATGGGTGTTACATGATAGTAATTgatgtttgtgtcacaccagtAGTAAGACAGTCGACCAGCTTGCAAAGATGATCGACAAAACTGTTCGGAATCGTACTTCTACCAAATACTCCACCAACCCAAGGTTACATGGATTGATGAATAGATGGTTTGCGGCTCATGTTTAATACTCTAGCCGTTCCATTAAAATTCAGTGTTTAAACTCCTTATagctgtatatatatattcttttgtgatcaataaatttaaaattttataaaaaaaaatttgatgtttgtgTCTGCCTCGTCTGTTACATTCTTGGTTTCTATGTCTCTGTGTTTAGGATAGTGAGTTGTATGGGGTCGAACATGACTCAATCTGATATGGTAAATTAGACCAACCGTGAAAGGGTAATTCACGAATTGACTGATTCATATGAAACCAAGccactttaattttatttacctAACGTAACTCCGcattaattgttttaaaaaaaaattaaccaacaAAAATCCTTTTTAcatctaaagttttttttttgtgaaaaaggGCTTTTTACAACTAAAGTTGCTTGTGTTTGAGATTTTTGAATATCTAAAAGAGAACTATGTTGACATGGCCTTCCGAGTTCCGATGGACTGAGTCCTCGCTTGTTGTCATGCTTGAGATACGGTTTTTGACTTGGTTATTGATGAGTTTAACGAGACTTGCTGCTGATTTGTGCAATTCTCCAAATTTTCTCCCATTTCATTCCTTCCAAATGGTATATAAGGAGGCTTTAAAACATATCAGAGAAGAAACAACTCTACCTTGCTTCTCTGATGATTGGTACGGAGCAGCACTATATCTTCCCATTGATGAGTGTACTCGGTAGACAGTAGCTTATAGGTGAGGCTTTTCCAACCTTCTGCAGAGTATCGGCATTGGTAGAATAAATGGTTTTGCATGTTTTCTGGGTGATTCATACATAAGTGGCACTGCACAGAGATGAAGCAACACCACTCCACTGTGATATGCGGTCTCCAGTGGGAAGCATGTTTGGAATAGCAACCCACACAGTAAAAGAGTACTTTGGAATGTTGTGTTGGAAC
This genomic interval from Brassica napus cultivar Da-Ae chromosome A6, Da-Ae, whole genome shotgun sequence contains the following:
- the LOC106351996 gene encoding probable 6-phosphogluconolactonase 5; amino-acid sequence: MAETTQRKREVFATKNELSVALAKYTAHLSAKFCKEKGIFTVVLSGCGLIDWLGKLLESPYKESVEWSKWHVFWVDERVCSHEDQNSNYKLAMDGFISKVGIPKENIYAIDKQCAADGDAERCATLYEECLRNLVKEKILPLCPNGQFPQFDLQLQGMGPDGHMASLFPERPQINVTDKWVTHITDSPKPPPRRITLTLPVINSSLYNLVAVCDDNTEQCARSIADIFKHNNLALPAAHLTAQVEQMWYLDKAAASLL